AGGCCATGGCGATTGCCCTGGCAGAAGCCGGCGCAGATATTATTGGAGTATCTGCTTCTCTCGAAAAAAGTGGCAGTGAGGTAGAAAAAGCAATCACCGCTACCGGACGGAAATTTTATGCTTATCAGTGTGATTTTAATAACCGCGCTGCATTATATGAGTTTATAAAGACAGTGCAACAGGAACATCCTGAGATTGACATATTGGTAAACAATGCGGGGACCATCTTACGGAAGCCTGCTGCAGAACATCCGGATGAATACTGGGATGAAGTGATCAATATCAACCTGAATGCGCAGTTTATTCTTACCCGAGAAATAGGGAAGCAGATGGTAGCGCGGGGAAGTGGAAAGGTCATTTTTACTGCCTCCCTGCTTACTTTCCAGGGAGGGATTAATGTGCCGGGCTATGCTGCGAGTAAAGGAGCCGTAGGGTCGCTGGTAAAAGCATTTGCAAATGAATGGGCGGCCAAAGGCGTGAATGTAAATGCTATTGCTCCCGGCTACATCGCTACAGATAATACAGCAGCCCTGCGTGCGGATGAACAACGCAGCAGCGCTATTATGGAGCGGATACCTGCCGGCCGCTGGGGACAACCGGCCGATTTTAAAGGCCCGGTAGTATTCCTGGCTGCTGCGGCATCCGATTATGTGCATGGTACCATTATGACGGTGGACGGAGGATGGATGGGCAGATAACAGGACGATTCTAAACAGCTGAAAGTTAACAGGCAATACATGAGCAAAAGGACCGAAAAAACAATTGTTGATATTGCAGCGGAATTGAACCTGTCTGTATCTACGGTTTCAAGAGCACTGAATAACAATCCTAATATTAGTGACCGCACCAAAGAGAAGGTGAGGAAGATGGCCGGCAAATTAGGATAC
The Chitinophaga sp. H8 DNA segment above includes these coding regions:
- the kduD gene encoding 2-dehydro-3-deoxy-D-gluconate 5-dehydrogenase KduD — protein: MVLNLFNLQGKVALVTGCKRGIGQAMAIALAEAGADIIGVSASLEKSGSEVEKAITATGRKFYAYQCDFNNRAALYEFIKTVQQEHPEIDILVNNAGTILRKPAAEHPDEYWDEVININLNAQFILTREIGKQMVARGSGKVIFTASLLTFQGGINVPGYAASKGAVGSLVKAFANEWAAKGVNVNAIAPGYIATDNTAALRADEQRSSAIMERIPAGRWGQPADFKGPVVFLAAAASDYVHGTIMTVDGGWMGR